From a region of the Streptomyces tirandamycinicus genome:
- a CDS encoding type I polyketide synthase: MMAGEDKLRDYLKKAVADAREARRQLREIEERRHEPIAIVGMACRYPNGVGSPEDLWRLVVDGTDAVTAFPENRGWDLDSLYDPDPERTGTSYGREGGFLHDADRFDPEFFGMSPREAVAIDPQQRLLLEAAWEGFEDAGLDPTGLRGSRTGVFTGLMYSDYGSRPHLPPEDFEGYLFSGSAGSIAAGRLSYTYGFEGPAVSVDTACSSSLVALHLAANALRNGECDLALAGGVTVMSTPVAFVEFSRLRGLAPDGRCKSFGAGADGVGWSEGVGLLVVERLSDARRNGHRVLAVLRGSAVNQDGASNGLTAPNGPSQERVIRQALADARLAPADVDVVEAHGTGTRLGDPIEAQALLATYGQEREEPLYLGSLKSNIGHAQAAAGVGGVIKMVQAMRHGLMPRTLHVEEPTPMVDWEAGAVELLTEEREWPRGERPRRAAVSSFGFGGTNAHVIIEEAPAQAVAHTDGTGAAPAPVRLPVLPWLLSGRTPQAVAAQAERLLDHVERHPDLDPQDVAYTLATARAALDHRAVAVGADRDALLADLRALDTLTASSASGTGALGFVFSGQGAQRVGMGRELAASYPVFASVLGEVCGVLDPLLGGSLREVMFEEDGSGRLDRTGWAQPALFAFEVALFRLVESWGVVPSVVAGHSVGELAAAHAVGVLSLADACRVVAARAGLMEALPGGGVMVAVEASEAEVAPLLVGREAELGVAAVNGPTAVVISGDEAAVEEVAARFAGAGRRVRRLSVSHAFHSPRMEGMLEEFRTVLKGVEFQAPRIPVVSTLTGRLAAGEDLRSADYWVRQVREAVRYADAVTAMERQGVRTYAEIGPGGALAALAAQSVHDADATVVTALVRAGVPEPQSLVRALGLLHGRGARVDWEAFYAGSGARRVPLPTYAFQHQRYWLDQLVPADGGTARVPAQRTAQPEAAEPEGVPLPERLAELAVAQREQYVLQIVTNLVASVLKHGDPSGISPDRPFRDLGFDSLTGVELRNRLARETGLTLPATVVFDHPNPGALAAFVLDAAGPAPDEPSRAVRDGLDRLEASLDALPADGDTRAEVEARLRGLLERLSGSTPAADPASGDPAVQELIASASAYEIFDFIDTQLGRAAD; the protein is encoded by the coding sequence ATCATGGCGGGCGAGGACAAGCTCCGCGACTATCTCAAGAAGGCCGTCGCCGATGCCCGTGAGGCGCGCCGACAGCTGCGGGAGATCGAGGAACGGCGCCACGAGCCGATCGCGATCGTCGGCATGGCCTGCCGCTACCCGAACGGGGTCGGCTCGCCGGAGGACCTCTGGCGCCTGGTCGTCGACGGCACGGACGCGGTCACCGCGTTCCCGGAGAACCGCGGCTGGGACCTGGACTCCCTGTACGACCCGGACCCGGAGCGCACCGGCACCTCCTACGGCCGCGAGGGCGGCTTCCTGCACGACGCCGACCGCTTCGACCCCGAGTTCTTCGGCATGTCGCCGCGCGAGGCCGTCGCCATCGACCCCCAGCAGCGCCTGCTGCTGGAGGCCGCCTGGGAGGGCTTCGAGGACGCCGGCCTCGACCCCACCGGCCTGCGCGGCTCGCGCACCGGCGTGTTCACCGGCCTGATGTACAGCGACTACGGCTCCCGGCCGCACCTGCCCCCGGAGGACTTCGAGGGCTACCTGTTCAGCGGCAGCGCGGGCAGCATCGCCGCCGGCCGGCTGTCGTACACCTACGGCTTCGAGGGCCCGGCCGTCTCCGTCGACACCGCCTGCTCCTCCTCCCTGGTCGCCCTGCACCTGGCGGCGAACGCCCTGCGCAACGGCGAGTGCGACCTCGCGCTGGCCGGCGGTGTCACCGTGATGTCCACGCCGGTCGCCTTCGTGGAGTTCTCCCGTCTGCGGGGCCTGGCCCCCGACGGTCGCTGCAAGTCCTTCGGCGCGGGCGCGGACGGCGTCGGCTGGTCGGAGGGTGTGGGCCTGCTCGTCGTGGAGCGGCTGTCGGACGCTCGCCGCAACGGGCACCGGGTGCTCGCGGTGCTGCGCGGCAGCGCGGTGAACCAGGACGGTGCGAGCAACGGACTGACCGCGCCGAACGGTCCCTCGCAGGAGCGGGTGATCCGGCAGGCGCTGGCCGACGCGCGGCTGGCCCCGGCGGATGTGGATGTCGTCGAGGCGCACGGCACCGGCACCCGGTTGGGCGACCCGATCGAGGCGCAGGCGCTGCTGGCCACGTACGGCCAGGAGCGTGAAGAGCCGTTGTACCTGGGCTCGTTGAAGTCCAACATCGGGCACGCGCAGGCCGCCGCCGGTGTCGGCGGGGTGATCAAGATGGTGCAGGCGATGCGGCATGGGCTGATGCCGCGCACCCTGCACGTGGAGGAGCCCACGCCGATGGTCGACTGGGAGGCGGGCGCCGTCGAGTTGCTGACCGAGGAGCGGGAGTGGCCGCGCGGCGAACGGCCGCGCCGGGCCGCCGTCTCCTCCTTCGGCTTCGGCGGTACCAACGCCCACGTCATCATCGAGGAGGCGCCCGCCCAGGCGGTCGCGCACACCGACGGCACCGGGGCCGCCCCGGCGCCCGTACGGCTCCCCGTGCTGCCGTGGCTGCTGTCCGGCCGTACGCCCCAGGCCGTCGCGGCGCAGGCGGAGCGGCTGCTCGACCACGTCGAGCGGCACCCCGACCTGGACCCGCAGGACGTCGCCTACACCCTCGCCACCGCCCGCGCCGCCCTCGACCACCGCGCGGTGGCCGTCGGCGCCGACCGCGACGCGCTCCTCGCCGATCTGCGCGCCCTCGACACCCTCACCGCGTCCTCCGCGTCGGGCACTGGCGCGTTGGGTTTTGTGTTCTCGGGTCAGGGTGCGCAGCGGGTGGGGATGGGGCGTGAGTTGGCTGCGTCGTATCCGGTGTTCGCGTCGGTGTTGGGTGAGGTGTGCGGGGTGCTGGATCCGTTGTTGGGTGGGTCGTTGCGGGAGGTGATGTTCGAGGAGGACGGTTCGGGGCGTTTGGATCGGACGGGGTGGGCGCAGCCGGCGTTGTTCGCGTTCGAGGTGGCGTTGTTCCGTCTGGTGGAGTCGTGGGGTGTGGTTCCGTCGGTGGTGGCGGGTCATTCGGTGGGGGAGTTGGCGGCGGCGCATGCGGTGGGTGTGTTGTCGTTGGCGGATGCCTGCCGGGTGGTGGCTGCTCGGGCGGGGTTGATGGAGGCGCTGCCGGGGGGTGGTGTGATGGTGGCGGTGGAGGCGTCGGAGGCGGAGGTGGCTCCGCTGCTCGTGGGCCGGGAGGCCGAGTTGGGTGTCGCGGCCGTCAACGGGCCTACGGCTGTGGTGATCTCCGGCGACGAGGCGGCGGTGGAGGAGGTGGCGGCCCGGTTCGCCGGGGCCGGTCGCCGGGTGCGGCGGCTGTCGGTGTCGCATGCGTTCCACTCGCCGCGTATGGAGGGGATGCTGGAGGAGTTCCGCACGGTTCTGAAGGGCGTCGAGTTCCAGGCCCCGCGGATCCCGGTCGTCTCCACGCTGACCGGTCGTCTCGCCGCCGGTGAGGATCTGCGTTCCGCCGACTACTGGGTACGGCAGGTGCGCGAGGCCGTGCGGTACGCCGACGCGGTCACCGCGATGGAGCGGCAGGGCGTCCGCACCTACGCGGAGATCGGCCCCGGCGGAGCGCTCGCCGCCCTCGCCGCGCAGTCCGTCCACGACGCCGACGCCACCGTCGTCACCGCCCTCGTCCGGGCCGGCGTGCCCGAGCCGCAGTCCCTGGTCCGGGCCCTCGGCCTGCTGCACGGACGGGGCGCGCGCGTGGACTGGGAGGCGTTCTACGCCGGTTCCGGCGCCCGCCGGGTCCCCCTGCCGACGTACGCCTTCCAGCACCAGCGCTACTGGCTGGACCAGCTCGTGCCGGCCGACGGCGGCACGGCCCGCGTGCCCGCGCAGCGGACCGCCCAGCCGGAGGCGGCGGAGCCCGAGGGCGTACCGCTGCCCGAGCGGCTCGCCGAACTGGCCGTCGCCCAGCGCGAGCAGTACGTGCTGCAGATCGTCACCAACCTCGTCGCGAGCGTCCTCAAGCACGGCGACCCGTCCGGGATCTCCCCCGACCGGCCCTTCCGGGACCTCGGGTTCGACTCCCTCACCGGCGTCGAGCTGCGCAACCGGCTGGCCAGGGAGACCGGCCTGACCCTGCCCGCCACCGTGGTCTTCGACCACCCCAACCCGGGCGCCCTCGCCGCCTTCGTACTCGACGCGGCCGGCCCGGCACCCGACGAGCCCTCCCGCGCCGTCCGGGACGGACTGGACCGGTTGGAGGCGTCGCTCGACGCGCTGCCCGCCGACGGCGACACCCGCGCCGAGGTCGAGGCCCGGCTGCGCGGCCTTCTGGAACGGCTGTCCGGCAGCACGCCCGCCGCCGACCCGGCGTCCGGCGACCCGGCCGTGCAGGAGCTGATCGCGTCCGCGTCCGCCTACGAGATCTTCGACTTCATCGACACCCAGCTCGGCCGGGCGGCGGACTGA